A genomic region of Thunnus maccoyii chromosome 13, fThuMac1.1, whole genome shotgun sequence contains the following coding sequences:
- the hmgb1a gene encoding high mobility group protein B1a, producing MGKDPTKPRGKMSSYAYFVQTCREEHKKKHPDASVNFAEFSKKCSERWKTMSAKEKGKFEDLARQDKARYEREMMSYVPVRGGKKKKFKDPNAPKRPPSAFFIFCSEFRPKVKGESPGLSIGDVAKRLGEMWNGTAAEDKQPYEKKAAKLKEKYEKDIAAYRAKGKTGGGAPGKAPAKAVEKKDDDDDDDDEDDEEEEDDDDEDDDE from the exons ATGGGGAAAGATCCAACCAAGCCGAGGGGCAAGATGTCCTCCTATGCCTATTTTGTCCAGACCTGTCGGGAGGAGCACAAGAAGAAACACCCTGATGCTTCGGTTAACTTTGCGGAGTTCTCCAAGAAGTGCTCCGAGCGATGGAAG acaatgtCTGCTAAGGAGAAGGGCAAATTTGAGGACCTGGCTAGACAGGACAAGGCGCGTTATGAGAGGGAGATGATGAGCTACGTTCCAGTCAggggaggaaagaagaagaagttcaaGGACCCCAATGCCCCCAAGAGACCCCC ATCTGCCTTCTTCATCTTCTGCTCAGAGTTCCGCCCTAAGGTCAAAGGGGAGAGCCCTGGTCTGTCCATTGGAGATGTTGCCAAGCGGCTGGGCGAGATGTGGAATGGCACCGCTGCAGAGGACAAGCAGCCCTATGAGAAAAAGGCCGCTAAGCTGAAGGAGAAGTATGAGAAG GACATTGCAGCATATCGCGCTAAGGGCAAAACAGGCGGCGGAGCACCAGGAAAAGCCCCTGCCAAGGCGGTGGAGAAGAaggatgatgacgatgatgatgatgacgaggatgacgaggaggaggaggacgatgatgatgaggatgatgatgagtaG